The following proteins are co-located in the Imtechella halotolerans genome:
- a CDS encoding RagB/SusD family nutrient uptake outer membrane protein codes for MKKLHIKILLLFAFVSSCQLTDVLDQDPPNNLVPENVVKTESDAKAILNGVYSQIISFSNAYYYMYSELIPGALSGSMSTIGFGSAAEFATNSLLYENSHVENFWLIKYRVMDAANNTIKLVGELPDSEFTGNNKNEIIGEAHFLRAMATFDLLRYFGEFYDVNSPYGIIVRTTPVNFVTRNKERSTVLETYSQILLDLDYAIANAPEFSVSFRASKLAAKALKARVLLFMGNPEEAAFVADEVISSPLRSLEGTFEQVFNKGLNSNEMILMTHRNADSDTEDNNRKRFYSGRTGTTWLPAIMNGDPRVPLTYSGQNILKVNHVNTYRPTYFIRLAEMYLIKAEGLAFSNLASLEEIQEPLNVVRLRAGIGESQAVTIQEVKEEIFNEYVRELVFENGSEWFSAIRFNKIMDLKPQITSSNQFILPIPESEISGNAKVTLSDQNPGY; via the coding sequence AACTGAGAGTGATGCAAAGGCAATCCTCAATGGGGTTTATAGCCAAATTATTTCGTTCTCAAATGCTTACTATTATATGTATTCCGAACTTATACCTGGGGCTTTAAGTGGTTCTATGAGCACCATTGGGTTTGGTTCTGCTGCAGAGTTTGCTACAAACTCTTTGCTTTATGAAAATTCTCATGTTGAGAATTTTTGGTTGATTAAGTACAGAGTAATGGATGCAGCTAATAATACTATTAAGCTAGTTGGTGAACTTCCAGATTCCGAATTTACAGGGAATAATAAGAATGAAATTATTGGAGAGGCCCATTTTTTAAGAGCTATGGCAACCTTCGATCTTTTGCGTTATTTTGGTGAGTTTTATGATGTAAATAGCCCCTACGGAATAATTGTACGTACTACACCTGTGAATTTTGTGACAAGGAATAAGGAACGTAGTACTGTTTTAGAAACATATTCCCAAATCCTATTAGATTTGGATTACGCAATTGCAAATGCACCTGAATTTTCAGTTTCTTTTAGAGCTTCCAAATTGGCGGCAAAGGCACTTAAAGCTCGAGTTTTATTGTTTATGGGGAATCCCGAGGAAGCTGCATTTGTGGCTGACGAAGTTATATCATCACCTTTACGCTCTTTAGAAGGTACTTTTGAACAGGTCTTTAATAAAGGATTAAATTCAAATGAAATGATATTAATGACTCATCGGAATGCTGATTCAGATACAGAAGACAACAATAGGAAGCGTTTTTATTCTGGCAGAACAGGAACTACGTGGCTGCCGGCTATTATGAATGGTGATCCCAGAGTTCCATTGACATATAGTGGTCAGAACATTTTAAAAGTGAATCATGTCAATACATATAGGCCAACCTATTTTATTCGTTTGGCGGAAATGTACTTAATAAAGGCAGAAGGATTGGCTTTTTCAAATTTGGCAAGTTTAGAAGAAATTCAAGAACCACTTAATGTAGTAAGGCTCCGCGCTGGAATAGGAGAGTCTCAAGCCGTAACAATTCAAGAGGTTAAAGAAGAAATCTTTAATGAATATGTAAGGGAATTGGTTTTTGAAAATGGGAGTGAGTGGTTTTCAGCTATTAGGTTTAATAAAATAATGGACTTAAAACCACAGATCACTTCTAGTAATCAATTTATTCTGCCAATACCGGAAAGTGAAATTTCTGGAAATGCTAAGGTTACTTTATCTGATCAAAACCCAGGTTATTAA
- a CDS encoding M16 family metallopeptidase, whose translation MNKFIQTLIALVAILMLLPAIMTGQGYNSPIPIDNTVVHGKLQNGLTYYIKHNAQTQHKAELRLVLNVGSTLETDAQQGIAHFLEHMAFNGTKHFKKNDLIKYLESLGVQFGADLNAHTGFDETVYKLTLPTNNETVFDNGLQILRDWADGITLDEIDIDEERGVIIEEMRGRLTGPQRLFTNYIPLLVNDARHAYRFPIGKEDVVKNAPYSEFKNFYDTWYRPDLMSVIIVGDINVEETKNKIVEYFGGMEMPVNAKDRQYYNIPDHEGIKVGVFKDKEVENVQLYVYFKKEDKPVLTLGDYREQLIERLFSGMLNQRILEEMEKGEAPLFKVSAGIGRMLANKDAYHITASLNENNIYDGVIFALQEGERVRRFGFTQPELDRYKEQLLNLADLNRMEEGKINSRTYVEQYVDHFTFNTPVPGNEFIYHFYKSNLPEISLDEVNAIAQKWIVKDNVSLVLTGPESPKVAYPTEGELIDLLQSFDKVELDPYVDELAKNKIMEDLPKVGEILATKYNQDLNITELILENGVTVILKPTLLQNSIVNMSGFRDGGSSLAEDKDYVSARYAGEIINESGVNGISKSGINKLTMGKAVKIRPFINFYEELISGASATADIETLLQLTHLYFTNPNKDERVFELYKDKQIAMVQNDGINPSNYFFKQIAIETSGNHLRAVPLSSNQIVEELDLEKSVSFYNERFSSAFGFTFIFVGNFDIEKIKPLIAQYIASLPGHQIATKSKDIGLRYTQGNNKVYFKGTEAKADVQLRFNGGIRIDEDTEDMMNALASLVKLKLYEELREKRGGVYGVRVSGFATEIPYEWYRQSIEFTCDPSNVETLIKATMDVIEKIKDEGVAQTDVVKIQEAMLKRAEEALQNNGMWASRIKESYKYKRDLKKVLYDMSFIENLSARDLQKWARKYLTEKQFSRFVLLPEGSKDLN comes from the coding sequence ATGAATAAATTCATTCAAACTCTTATCGCGCTGGTTGCGATACTAATGCTACTTCCGGCTATAATGACTGGCCAAGGTTATAATTCTCCAATCCCAATAGATAATACTGTGGTTCATGGAAAACTACAAAATGGTCTTACTTATTATATTAAACATAATGCCCAAACCCAGCATAAGGCTGAACTACGTCTGGTTCTTAATGTAGGCTCAACGCTGGAAACAGATGCTCAGCAAGGGATAGCACATTTTTTAGAACATATGGCCTTTAACGGCACAAAACACTTTAAAAAAAATGATCTTATTAAATATTTGGAAAGTCTAGGTGTTCAATTTGGAGCTGATTTAAATGCACATACAGGATTTGATGAAACGGTATATAAATTAACACTTCCAACTAATAATGAAACTGTATTTGATAATGGATTGCAAATTTTACGTGATTGGGCTGATGGTATAACTTTGGATGAAATAGATATAGATGAAGAAAGAGGGGTTATTATAGAAGAAATGAGGGGTAGATTAACTGGGCCTCAAAGATTATTTACAAACTATATACCCTTGTTAGTCAATGATGCTCGACATGCATACAGATTTCCTATTGGAAAAGAAGATGTTGTAAAAAACGCCCCGTACTCGGAATTCAAAAATTTTTATGATACCTGGTATAGGCCAGATTTAATGTCTGTGATTATAGTGGGAGATATTAATGTGGAAGAAACTAAAAATAAAATTGTTGAATATTTTGGAGGGATGGAAATGCCTGTAAATGCAAAAGATAGACAATATTATAATATACCTGATCATGAAGGAATTAAAGTAGGGGTCTTTAAAGACAAGGAGGTGGAGAATGTCCAGCTTTATGTTTATTTTAAAAAGGAGGATAAGCCTGTTTTGACTTTGGGAGACTATCGTGAACAATTGATTGAAAGACTATTTAGTGGCATGCTCAATCAGAGAATTTTAGAGGAGATGGAAAAGGGAGAAGCGCCTTTGTTTAAGGTAAGTGCGGGAATTGGCCGAATGCTTGCCAATAAAGATGCGTATCATATTACCGCCTCCTTAAATGAAAATAATATCTATGATGGAGTCATTTTCGCTTTACAGGAAGGGGAACGAGTAAGGCGTTTTGGATTTACACAACCTGAGTTGGACCGATATAAAGAACAGTTGCTTAATTTGGCTGATTTAAATCGTATGGAGGAAGGGAAAATTAACTCACGTACATATGTAGAGCAATATGTTGATCATTTTACATTCAATACTCCAGTACCAGGCAATGAATTTATTTACCATTTTTACAAAAGTAATCTCCCAGAGATTTCTTTAGATGAAGTGAATGCAATAGCTCAGAAATGGATTGTTAAAGATAATGTCAGTCTTGTATTGACAGGACCAGAAAGCCCAAAGGTAGCTTATCCGACTGAAGGTGAATTGATAGATCTATTACAATCATTTGATAAGGTTGAGTTGGATCCATATGTAGATGAATTGGCAAAAAATAAAATAATGGAGGATCTCCCTAAGGTGGGAGAAATACTTGCAACAAAGTATAACCAAGATTTGAATATTACAGAACTTATTTTAGAAAATGGGGTTACGGTAATTCTTAAGCCAACGCTACTCCAAAATAGCATTGTTAATATGAGTGGCTTTAGAGATGGCGGAAGTTCCTTGGCAGAGGATAAGGATTACGTCAGTGCTCGATATGCAGGAGAAATTATTAACGAAAGTGGAGTAAATGGAATATCAAAAAGCGGTATAAATAAGCTAACTATGGGAAAAGCTGTAAAAATAAGGCCATTTATTAATTTTTATGAGGAACTTATTTCGGGAGCAAGTGCTACGGCTGATATAGAGACTTTGCTTCAATTGACCCATCTATATTTTACAAACCCAAATAAAGATGAGCGGGTTTTTGAACTTTATAAAGATAAACAGATTGCTATGGTTCAAAATGATGGTATTAATCCTTCCAATTATTTTTTCAAACAAATTGCGATTGAAACTAGTGGAAATCATCTAAGAGCAGTTCCATTATCAAGTAATCAGATTGTTGAGGAATTAGATCTGGAAAAATCTGTCAGCTTTTATAATGAACGATTTTCTAGTGCTTTTGGATTCACATTTATATTTGTTGGAAACTTTGATATTGAAAAAATTAAACCTCTTATAGCTCAGTATATTGCTAGTTTACCAGGCCATCAAATAGCAACTAAATCTAAGGATATAGGATTGCGATACACCCAGGGGAACAATAAGGTATATTTTAAAGGAACTGAGGCAAAAGCAGATGTGCAACTACGTTTTAATGGAGGAATTAGGATTGATGAAGATACGGAGGATATGATGAATGCCTTGGCGAGTTTGGTGAAGCTAAAACTCTATGAAGAACTACGGGAAAAGCGAGGAGGTGTGTATGGCGTTCGAGTGTCTGGTTTTGCTACAGAAATTCCATATGAGTGGTACAGACAAAGTATTGAGTTTACTTGTGATCCCAGTAATGTAGAGACCCTAATAAAGGCCACTATGGATGTAATTGAGAAAATAAAGGATGAAGGAGTGGCACAAACAGATGTAGTTAAGATTCAGGAAGCAATGCTTAAAAGAGCAGAGGAGGCATTGCAAAACAATGGTATGTGGGCTTCAAGGATTAAAGAAAGTTATAAATATAAAAGGGATTTAAAGAAAGTTTTATATGATATGAGTTTTATAGAAAATCTTTCGGCAAGAGATTTGCAAAAATGGGCTAGAAAGTACTTGACTGAAAAGCAATTCTCTCGATTTGTATTGCTTCCAGAAGGTAGCAAAGATTTAAATTAG
- the rseP gene encoding RIP metalloprotease RseP: protein MDPFIVKALQLLLSLSILIVLHELGHFIPAKIFKTRVEKFFLFFDVKYALFKKKIGETVYGIGWLPLGGYVKISGMIDESMDKEQMAQPPQPWEFRSKPTWQRLIIMLGGVTVNLILGFLIYMMILFVWGQEKLKPSDMPHGYAVAQEMKIFGFASGDIITHVNGQPLDNALDINRYLMVRDVQEVTIDRNGQTIAISLPDTIGNYMFQKGVMLPFTPRRSTVIDTIHAGFPASNSELRKGDKLISVNGTPIQFFDELAANLPIKSTESVTLEVEREGSAKTIQLSPDSEGKLGINSLNYKDIKITHTSFSLGEAITKGFGFGYWTLHDYVAQFKYIFTKKGASQVGGFGAIGNMFPPAWDWQAFWSTTAFISIILAFMNVLPIPALDGGHVMFLLYEMITGRKPSDKVLEYAQMIGFFLLIGLVLFANGNDIYRWLFK from the coding sequence ATGGATCCATTTATTGTTAAGGCTTTACAATTATTATTAAGTTTATCTATCCTAATTGTTTTACATGAATTAGGACACTTTATACCCGCAAAAATTTTCAAGACACGTGTCGAGAAATTTTTCCTGTTTTTCGATGTTAAATATGCTCTATTTAAAAAGAAAATTGGCGAGACCGTTTATGGAATTGGCTGGTTACCGTTAGGTGGCTATGTTAAGATTTCAGGAATGATTGACGAGAGCATGGACAAAGAGCAAATGGCCCAACCACCTCAACCGTGGGAATTTCGTTCTAAACCTACCTGGCAACGTCTTATAATTATGTTAGGCGGTGTAACGGTAAACCTAATCCTCGGCTTTCTAATTTACATGATGATACTTTTTGTTTGGGGACAGGAAAAATTAAAACCTTCAGATATGCCGCATGGGTATGCAGTAGCTCAAGAAATGAAAATTTTTGGCTTTGCATCAGGTGACATAATCACACATGTTAATGGTCAACCACTTGATAACGCCCTAGATATTAATCGCTATCTTATGGTACGCGATGTACAAGAAGTGACAATAGATCGCAATGGCCAAACCATTGCAATCAGTTTACCAGACACCATAGGAAACTATATGTTCCAAAAAGGAGTAATGCTACCATTCACTCCACGTCGGTCAACAGTAATTGACACCATCCATGCAGGTTTTCCAGCTTCTAACAGTGAGCTTAGAAAAGGAGATAAATTAATTAGTGTTAATGGTACACCTATTCAATTTTTCGATGAGCTAGCGGCTAATCTTCCAATTAAAAGCACTGAATCAGTAACCTTAGAAGTGGAGCGTGAGGGAAGTGCAAAAACAATTCAGTTAAGCCCTGATAGCGAAGGAAAACTAGGAATAAATAGTCTAAACTATAAAGATATTAAAATAACACACACATCATTCTCACTCGGTGAGGCGATCACTAAGGGATTTGGATTCGGATACTGGACACTTCATGATTATGTAGCACAATTCAAATATATTTTCACTAAAAAAGGTGCCTCTCAAGTAGGTGGATTTGGAGCCATAGGAAACATGTTCCCTCCTGCATGGGACTGGCAAGCGTTTTGGTCAACAACCGCTTTCATTTCTATAATTCTTGCATTTATGAACGTACTACCAATCCCTGCATTAGATGGTGGACATGTAATGTTCTTGTTGTACGAAATGATTACAGGTCGTAAACCAAGTGATAAGGTTTTAGAATACGCTCAAATGATAGGCTTCTTCCTGCTTATAGGTTTGGTCTTATTTGCTAACGGAAATGATATTTATCGCTGGTTATTTAAATAA
- a CDS encoding SCO family protein, with protein MLSFFKKFWPAAITIGVLSAIILPMFYSALKPEERLPVFQPAMVNFELVDSSMQHIKKYHTIADFQLVNQNGKIITQKEYENKIYIADFFFTTCPTICPVMTKNMVAIQEVIKNDPDVMLLSHTVTPDIDSVAQLKKYAMEKGVIDSKWNLVTGDKKEIYQLARKSYLAVKEDGDGGPFDMIHTENFILVDKQKRIRGFYDGTDAEEMEKLIDDLRILKAEKDQQ; from the coding sequence ATGCTTTCTTTTTTTAAAAAATTCTGGCCGGCAGCAATTACTATAGGGGTATTATCGGCTATTATTCTTCCGATGTTTTATAGTGCATTGAAGCCTGAAGAACGGTTACCTGTTTTTCAACCTGCTATGGTTAATTTTGAATTGGTAGATAGTTCAATGCAGCATATTAAAAAGTACCATACTATTGCTGATTTTCAATTAGTAAACCAAAATGGAAAAATCATTACACAAAAGGAGTATGAAAACAAAATATATATAGCAGATTTTTTCTTTACAACCTGTCCAACTATTTGTCCAGTTATGACTAAAAACATGGTAGCCATTCAAGAGGTGATAAAGAATGATCCTGATGTAATGCTTTTGTCTCATACAGTGACTCCAGATATTGATTCTGTTGCCCAGCTTAAGAAATATGCCATGGAGAAGGGGGTTATTGATAGTAAGTGGAATTTGGTAACCGGAGATAAAAAGGAAATTTATCAGCTTGCTCGTAAATCCTACTTAGCAGTTAAAGAAGATGGTGATGGCGGTCCATTTGATATGATACACACAGAAAATTTTATATTGGTTGACAAGCAAAAACGAATTAGAGGTTTTTATGACGGTACTGATGCAGAGGAGATGGAAAAACTCATAGACGATTTAAGAATTCTAAAAGCCGAAAAAGACCAACAATAG
- a CDS encoding FeoA family protein, whose protein sequence is MTVADLKRGEKGIIKDISADVIPMKLFEMGCLPGNEVEVIQLAPFHDPMYLNINGSFLAIRKETAILIEIDKLEVNHSL, encoded by the coding sequence GTGACTGTAGCCGATTTAAAACGTGGTGAAAAAGGAATTATCAAAGACATTTCAGCAGATGTCATTCCGATGAAATTATTTGAGATGGGGTGCCTCCCAGGAAATGAGGTAGAAGTGATACAACTAGCACCTTTTCACGATCCAATGTATTTAAACATAAATGGATCTTTTCTAGCCATACGTAAAGAAACTGCTATTCTTATTGAAATAGATAAACTTGAGGTAAACCATTCGCTATGA
- the feoB gene encoding ferrous iron transport protein B has protein sequence MSKQINVALIGNPNTGKTSVFNQLTGLNQKVGNYPGITVEKKEGLCKLPRGVKAHILDLPGTYSLNANSLDENVVIELLLNKNDKDYPDVAILVADVENLKRNLLLFTQIKDLGIPTILCINMADRMERKGISIDIPLLEEKLKTKIALVSTRKKTGIDSLKELILDYKNISTEPCVNASVIDKEYFDGLRKAFPQQVLYKLWLVITQDVNFVNLDRKLVKDASDFSTKSKSELKRLQQKETIIRYQFINGVLKEAHKVDLNAAKGLRSTFDRILTHKVWGYVVFFLILLLIFQAIYDWSSVPMDFIDATFASLSEWAREVLPAGSFTNLIAEGVIPGIGGIVIFIPQIAFLFLFISILEESGYMSRVVFLMDRTMRRFGLSGKSVVPLISGTACAIPAVMATRNIENWKERLITILVTPFTTCSARLPVYLIIIALVIPEGRFMGLSYQAMTLMALYLLGFGMAIISAAILNKILRINKRSFFVVEMPNYKVPLFKNVTITVVEKTKSFVFGAGKIILAISIVLWFLASNGPSDKFHNAEEIVMESQETSHLSEEELETRIASFKLQNSYIGIVGQGIEPVIQPLGYDWKIGIAIVCSFAAREVFVGSLATIYNVGSEDEQTIKSRMATEIHEADGSKVFDFPAGISLLLFYAFAMQCMSTLAVVRRETNSWKWPMIQLVAMSGFAYVVALIAYQLLK, from the coding sequence ATGAGTAAACAAATAAATGTAGCACTCATTGGGAATCCAAATACAGGGAAAACCTCTGTGTTTAATCAATTAACAGGTCTAAATCAAAAAGTAGGAAATTATCCAGGTATTACAGTTGAGAAGAAAGAAGGACTGTGTAAATTACCTCGTGGTGTTAAGGCTCATATTCTAGACCTTCCAGGCACCTATAGTTTGAATGCTAATTCATTAGATGAAAATGTAGTTATTGAGCTCTTACTCAATAAGAACGATAAAGATTATCCGGATGTAGCCATATTGGTTGCTGATGTTGAGAATTTAAAAAGAAACCTACTTCTTTTTACTCAAATTAAAGATTTGGGAATACCAACAATTCTTTGCATTAACATGGCAGACCGAATGGAACGCAAAGGGATTTCGATTGATATTCCTTTATTGGAAGAAAAGTTAAAAACAAAAATTGCCCTTGTAAGTACTCGAAAAAAAACAGGAATAGATAGCCTAAAAGAACTTATTCTGGACTACAAAAATATTTCTACAGAGCCATGTGTTAATGCTTCCGTTATTGATAAGGAGTACTTCGATGGATTGCGAAAGGCTTTTCCTCAACAGGTTCTTTACAAGTTGTGGCTGGTAATTACCCAGGATGTAAATTTTGTAAATTTAGATAGGAAGCTAGTAAAAGACGCATCAGATTTTTCTACTAAATCGAAATCTGAGCTTAAACGGTTACAACAAAAAGAAACCATAATTCGCTACCAGTTCATTAATGGTGTGCTCAAGGAGGCTCACAAAGTAGATCTTAATGCAGCCAAAGGTCTTCGTAGCACCTTTGATAGAATCTTAACCCATAAGGTTTGGGGCTATGTTGTTTTCTTTTTGATTTTACTACTTATTTTCCAGGCCATCTATGACTGGAGTAGTGTTCCAATGGATTTTATTGATGCCACATTTGCATCCTTGAGTGAATGGGCAAGAGAGGTGTTGCCTGCAGGTTCATTTACAAACCTTATAGCCGAAGGGGTTATTCCAGGCATAGGAGGTATCGTTATTTTTATTCCTCAAATCGCTTTTCTTTTTCTATTCATTTCAATTCTTGAGGAGAGTGGCTATATGAGTCGTGTCGTTTTTCTTATGGATAGAACGATGCGCCGATTCGGGCTTAGTGGTAAGAGTGTTGTGCCGCTTATTTCTGGTACTGCCTGTGCTATCCCAGCTGTAATGGCAACTCGTAATATAGAGAATTGGAAAGAACGACTTATAACTATATTAGTAACACCGTTTACTACCTGCTCTGCAAGACTTCCAGTTTATTTGATTATTATTGCCTTGGTAATTCCTGAAGGTCGATTTATGGGGTTGAGTTATCAGGCTATGACCTTAATGGCATTATATCTTCTTGGATTTGGTATGGCTATAATTTCTGCAGCCATTCTTAATAAAATATTACGAATTAATAAGCGAAGTTTTTTCGTAGTTGAAATGCCAAACTATAAGGTTCCGTTGTTTAAAAATGTTACAATAACAGTGGTTGAAAAAACCAAAAGCTTTGTATTTGGCGCCGGGAAGATCATTCTTGCAATTTCTATTGTGCTTTGGTTTTTGGCATCCAATGGACCAAGTGATAAATTTCATAATGCAGAGGAAATTGTAATGGAGAGTCAAGAGACTTCTCATCTTTCAGAGGAAGAATTAGAAACACGAATTGCTTCATTTAAATTGCAAAATTCATACATTGGTATTGTTGGACAAGGTATCGAGCCAGTTATTCAACCATTGGGTTACGATTGGAAAATTGGAATTGCAATAGTGTGCTCCTTTGCAGCTAGGGAAGTATTTGTGGGAAGCTTGGCAACCATTTATAATGTGGGAAGTGAAGACGAACAAACTATAAAGAGTAGAATGGCGACAGAGATACATGAGGCTGATGGATCTAAAGTATTTGATTTTCCAGCGGGTATTTCATTACTATTATTTTATGCATTTGCCATGCAATGTATGAGTACATTAGCAGTGGTGAGACGTGAAACAAATAGCTGGAAATGGCCAATGATACAATTGGTAGCTATGAGTGGATTTGCATATGTAGTAGCTCTTATCGCATATCAATTATTAAAATAG
- a CDS encoding DUF423 domain-containing protein, whose translation MIQLTQTAGALFGVLAVVLGAFGAHALKKVFTPELQQSFETGVRYQMYHALLLILISITLSFETSIEKTVAYLIIIGTLLFSFSIYGLCLSSAFGKKWKWLGPITPLGGLLLTLGWTLLAFTFISN comes from the coding sequence ATGATACAACTCACACAAACAGCCGGTGCTTTATTTGGGGTACTGGCTGTTGTATTGGGTGCTTTTGGCGCTCATGCTTTAAAGAAGGTTTTCACCCCAGAACTTCAACAAAGTTTTGAAACAGGGGTTCGATATCAAATGTATCATGCCCTTTTACTTATTTTAATAAGCATTACTCTTTCCTTCGAAACTTCAATAGAAAAAACAGTAGCTTATTTAATTATAATAGGTACTCTACTATTTTCATTCAGTATTTACGGGTTATGTCTAAGTAGCGCGTTTGGAAAGAAATGGAAATGGCTAGGACCAATAACTCCGTTAGGAGGCTTATTACTGACGTTAGGATGGACATTATTGGCCTTTACTTTTATTAGCAACTAG
- a CDS encoding S9 family peptidase, with translation MRYKSLIALLFISMLKLSAQHTAPAFSYLDVYELEYASDPQIAPYGDYIVYRRMGFDILKDQSIGNLWLLKTDGSIHQKLTNREVSESSPIWSPKGDRIAFISPTDQGSEIYLYWVDSGKLARISRLEGSPSSITWSPDGTKLAFTMKIAQAPPVIAKMPAKPKGAQWADVPRITDRLKHEADGSGYITPGYTHIFTLPADGGSPRQLTSGDFNHGGNLSWSSDGNYIYFSANRSKDWEYDYINSEVYRVHTNSGQIETLTSQKGPDYNPQIAPNGKIVAYLSYEDKVQAHQIAHLHFMNPDGTNSRAISVNFDREMSNLIWDPKSTGLYFSYDEFGNTKIGHITIDGKITKLADNIGGTSIGRPYPSGSFSVSQNGMIVFTHTTPSRPADIAVISGKNSEPKLLTQLNEDLLAYRTLGKVEEMWYTSSVDGRKLQGWIVYPPNYDATKKYPMMVENHGGPILNYGDRFSAEMQLYATGGYIVFYPNPRGSTSYGEAFANLLYNNYPGEDYNDVMDGVDQLIKKGIAHEDALYVTGGSAGGIMTAWIIGKNNRFEAAVVAKPVINWISKTLVADNYYGYANYRMPGQPWENVEGYWNFSPISLVANMETPAMIIVGMDDLRTPPSEAKQLYHALKLRKKETVLVEIPGASHDIARRPSNMITQVSHTLAWFDKYRITEK, from the coding sequence ATGCGTTATAAAAGTCTTATTGCCCTATTGTTTATCAGCATGTTGAAGCTTTCCGCACAACATACTGCACCTGCATTTTCTTATTTAGATGTTTATGAATTAGAATATGCTTCTGATCCACAAATAGCTCCTTACGGAGACTATATTGTTTACAGAAGAATGGGATTTGACATTCTTAAGGATCAATCTATTGGCAATTTATGGCTACTGAAGACAGATGGAAGTATACATCAGAAACTTACAAATCGCGAAGTATCTGAATCCTCACCAATTTGGTCCCCAAAAGGAGATCGTATCGCATTTATTAGCCCTACAGATCAAGGTTCTGAAATTTATCTCTATTGGGTAGATAGTGGCAAATTAGCTAGAATATCACGACTGGAAGGCAGCCCTTCTTCTATAACTTGGTCTCCGGACGGAACAAAGCTTGCATTTACTATGAAAATAGCACAGGCTCCTCCAGTTATTGCAAAAATGCCAGCAAAACCAAAAGGAGCGCAATGGGCAGATGTTCCCCGAATTACGGATAGGCTTAAACATGAGGCTGATGGTTCTGGCTATATTACACCAGGATATACACATATTTTTACACTACCTGCGGATGGCGGGTCACCTAGGCAGCTCACTTCTGGAGATTTCAATCATGGTGGTAACCTATCTTGGAGCTCTGATGGGAATTATATATATTTTTCTGCTAATAGAAGCAAAGATTGGGAATACGATTATATAAACAGTGAAGTATATCGAGTACACACCAACTCAGGACAAATTGAAACCTTAACTTCTCAGAAGGGACCTGACTACAACCCTCAGATTGCACCCAATGGTAAAATAGTAGCTTATTTAAGCTATGAAGATAAAGTACAGGCTCATCAGATTGCTCATTTACATTTCATGAATCCCGATGGAACTAACTCCCGAGCCATAAGTGTAAATTTCGACCGTGAAATGAGCAACCTAATTTGGGATCCAAAAAGTACAGGCCTTTACTTCTCCTATGATGAATTTGGCAACACAAAAATAGGTCATATCACTATAGATGGAAAAATTACCAAATTAGCAGATAATATTGGAGGTACATCTATTGGAAGACCCTACCCTTCCGGCTCTTTTAGTGTATCTCAAAATGGAATGATTGTTTTTACTCATACTACTCCTAGCAGGCCAGCCGATATTGCTGTAATTTCTGGAAAAAATTCAGAACCAAAGTTACTGACTCAACTTAATGAGGACCTTCTTGCCTACCGCACACTTGGAAAGGTTGAAGAAATGTGGTACACTTCTTCTGTCGACGGGCGAAAACTACAGGGATGGATAGTATATCCTCCAAATTATGATGCCACAAAAAAATACCCAATGATGGTTGAAAATCACGGAGGACCTATTCTAAATTATGGAGATCGTTTTTCAGCCGAAATGCAACTTTATGCAACTGGAGGGTATATTGTTTTCTACCCTAATCCTAGAGGTAGCACAAGCTATGGAGAAGCTTTTGCCAATTTGTTATATAACAATTATCCCGGAGAGGATTACAATGATGTAATGGATGGTGTTGATCAGCTCATTAAAAAAGGTATTGCTCATGAAGATGCCTTGTATGTAACAGGTGGAAGTGCAGGTGGAATAATGACAGCTTGGATTATAGGAAAAAACAACCGATTTGAAGCAGCCGTAGTTGCAAAACCAGTTATTAATTGGATTAGTAAAACCTTAGTGGCAGACAACTATTATGGTTACGCCAATTACCGTATGCCAGGTCAGCCTTGGGAAAATGTTGAAGGATACTGGAACTTTTCTCCCATCTCTTTAGTAGCAAACATGGAAACCCCCGCAATGATTATTGTCGGAATGGATGACCTTAGAACACCTCCAAGCGAAGCTAAGCAATTATATCACGCGCTTAAACTTCGTAAAAAAGAAACGGTATTGGTAGAAATTCCTGGAGCTTCACATGATATCGCTCGTAGACCTAGCAACATGATTACACAAGTGTCACATACGTTGGCCTGGTTTGATAAATATCGTATAACAGAAAAATAA